Proteins found in one Hemitrygon akajei chromosome 32, sHemAka1.3, whole genome shotgun sequence genomic segment:
- the id3 gene encoding DNA-binding protein inhibitor ID-3: MKAISPIRSVRSCHEAVCCLSDQSLAISRGKNPVEDSITLLYDMNDCYCKLMELVPSIPQNRKVSKMEILQHVIDYIFDLQIALESQQKDPENTASSSSLLTLQRSELSSEGESLTLCH, translated from the exons ATGAAAGCTATCAGCCCCATCCGATCAGTGAGAAGCTGTCACGAGGCTGTGTGCTGCTTGTCTGATCAGAGTTTGGCCATCTCACGGGGTAAGAACCCGGTAGAAGACTCCATCACCTTGTTGTACGATATGAACGACTGCTACTGTAAACTGATGGAGCTGGTCCCTAGCATTCCCCAGAACAGGAAAGTCAGCAAAATGGAAATCCTCCAGCACGTTATCGATTATATATTTGACCTACAGATTGCATTAGAAAGCCAGCAAAAGGACCCCGAGAACACGGCATCGAGCAGCTCCCTACTAACGTTGCAG CGGTCGGAACTGTCTAGTGAAGGAGAGAGTCTGACCTTGTGTCACTGA